A single region of the Candidatus Methylomirabilota bacterium genome encodes:
- a CDS encoding orotidine 5'-phosphate decarboxylase / HUMPS family protein, whose translation SLDRGALSRELSVAASVEGHVLHLARMAAESGLDGCVASPNEIAALRTDRGANWVIVTPGVRPAGSDSGDQSRIATPRAAVQSGARYLVVGRPITAASDPARAAEAVLAEMGS comes from the coding sequence AGCCTGGACCGGGGCGCCCTGAGCCGCGAGCTGTCGGTGGCCGCCTCCGTCGAGGGCCACGTGCTGCACCTGGCCCGCATGGCCGCGGAGTCGGGGCTCGACGGCTGCGTGGCCTCGCCCAACGAGATCGCGGCTCTGCGCACCGACCGCGGGGCCAACTGGGTGATCGTGACGCCCGGGGTGAGGCCGGCGGGCAGCGACTCCGGCGATCAATCGCGCATCGCGACGCCGCGCGCGGCGGTCCAGTCGGGAGCCCGCTACCTGGTGGTCGGCCGGCCCATCACCGCGGCGTCCGATCCGGCGCGCGCCGCCGAGGCGGTGCTCGCGGAGATGGGCTCGTGA
- the pyrE gene encoding orotate phosphoribosyltransferase has protein sequence MIAAAHATLIRSLYDIGAIRFGEFTLKSGIVSPFYIDLRVVISFPEVLEQVGALMAMEVRRCGGERVGGIPYAGLPLAVAASLAGRVPLVYPRREEKGYGTRKRIEGQFKPGERVVLIDDIITDGASKLEAIQPMEEAGLVVKDLVILIDREQGGRELLAARGYALHSVLTISQCFDEGEATGLAPAHLVRQSREFLKATRFA, from the coding sequence GTGATCGCGGCCGCCCACGCCACCCTCATCCGCAGCCTCTACGACATCGGAGCGATTCGCTTCGGCGAGTTCACGCTGAAGTCCGGTATCGTCTCGCCGTTCTACATCGACCTGCGCGTGGTCATCTCCTTCCCGGAAGTGCTCGAACAGGTCGGCGCGCTCATGGCCATGGAGGTGCGCCGCTGCGGCGGGGAGCGCGTGGGTGGCATCCCCTACGCGGGCCTGCCGCTGGCGGTGGCGGCCAGCCTGGCCGGCCGGGTGCCGCTGGTCTATCCGCGGCGCGAGGAGAAGGGCTACGGCACCCGCAAGCGGATCGAGGGACAGTTCAAGCCGGGCGAGCGAGTGGTGCTCATCGACGACATCATCACCGACGGGGCGAGCAAGCTCGAGGCGATCCAGCCGATGGAGGAGGCCGGGCTGGTCGTGAAGGACCTGGTCATCCTCATCGACCGCGAGCAGGGCGGCCGCGAGCTGCTGGCCGCGCGCGGCTACGCGCTCCACTCGGTGCTCACCATCTCGCAGTGCTTCGACGAGGGAGAAGCCACCGGGCTGGCGCCAGCCCATCTGGTGCGTCAGTCCCGGGAGTTCCTCAAGGCCACCCGGTTCGCGTGA
- the hpt gene encoding hypoxanthine phosphoribosyltransferase encodes MPTPHGGPGEVLIEREALQAEVARLAAKISADYEDKPLHLIGVLKGSAVFLSDLMRALTIPVTVDFISVVPYGPGPVSASGVVRIRKDLDEPIEGRDIVVVEGICASGRTLAYLLRNFRTRNPASIRVCTLLAKQCGRAQDLTLDYVGLEIPDVFVVGYGLDREERYRNLPYVARLA; translated from the coding sequence ATGCCCACGCCGCACGGCGGCCCGGGCGAAGTCCTGATCGAGCGGGAGGCGCTCCAGGCCGAGGTGGCCCGGCTCGCCGCGAAGATCTCCGCCGACTACGAGGACAAGCCCCTGCACCTCATCGGCGTGCTCAAGGGCTCGGCGGTCTTTCTCTCCGATCTCATGCGGGCCCTCACGATACCGGTGACGGTGGACTTCATCTCGGTCGTGCCCTACGGCCCCGGCCCGGTCTCGGCGTCGGGCGTGGTGCGCATCCGCAAGGACCTGGACGAGCCGATCGAGGGGCGCGACATCGTGGTGGTGGAGGGGATCTGCGCGAGCGGGCGGACGCTCGCCTACCTGCTGCGGAACTTCCGTACCCGGAACCCCGCGTCGATCCGGGTGTGCACGCTGCTGGCCAAGCAGTGCGGGCGCGCGCAGGACCTGACCCTCGACTACGTGGGGCTCGAGATCCCGGACGTGTTCGTGGTGGGCTACGGGCTCGATCGCGAGGAGCGGTACCGGAACCTGCCCTACGTGGCCCGCCTCGCGTAG